The genomic region aatattaaatattaaatattatcgGTAACCTAGAATGAGCATTAGTTAGATATTTGTAAACATGGATagatttgagtaaaattttagacctATATTTTAGGCTAATCTTAGCTTGGCTTGGGCAAATATAAAGCTACTAATATCATAGATAAACCAAATCCGAACTTAGCCTAACTCAAACTATAAACacttttaataataaagatttaatatctaattaaaacttattttgaagttatatatTGGGGAAGGGGAGACAACAatgattaaatgaaatgaaataggatttaaattaacattcatatttattttattaaaataatcatattttataatataaaatatgtattactaaatatttatagattgtaatatatttattatcaaaatattattattttcaataaaatattaagaacattacttaaattttaaaattattattaatgctaatttttatcattaaaataaaacttagtattaaataattttactaaaatcaattatattaataatttattatatgattaaatataaatatgtatgtttaataataaaattatattatttgagattaataatttagtatttttataaaaatattttatattttcctaataataaaatatatttgcttaatatttaaatacaaataagtatttttaatatttttataaaaacattttataaaataatcttactttgtataaaaacatattttcctAAAACAAACTTTTAATATACGCAAATACCAACTCAAGAAAGTGATAGTTTAAACgagatatatatatagcttTGCCTTGGAATTTAAGCATCATACCTTCTAAAATCTTCAGCTTGCTTAACAAACCTGATGAAgccaaaataaaagtaaatagcattttattattataatacaattttaggagatgaaaatataaagaaactaCAAAAGaactaataaaacaaaagatgaaggaaaatatgaaatttagcttttttatatatatatatcttaatcAAAAGATACAAAAGGCTATTTCTTAGTTTTAGTCTTTAAAGTTAAATAAGACATGtaggtttatgttttatatatcattaaaatatttaaatttcttatatgttaatattataaagaaaattatttggtaGCGGCGGTGaagtttttagattttacaaataGAATGAGTGGTTAACAAGtgtcttataaaaatataataaaatatttaaaaaattacatgtgacaatttagtaataaaaaagtacattagtaatttaaaatttttttagtttggtTAAGCTTGCCTACTTAGCAAGAAAACTCTATTTAGAATTCTAAGTCTTGGTATACCCAAATACCAATTAATGAAAAGGGATAAGCATGTATAGTTTGAAAATGTATCATACCTTCCAACATCTCCATCTTCTAGCAAGCAAGAATCTTTGAGGTAATCGATGACTTTCAAGACTTGAATTCTCATTTATTCAATAGAGTTAACCTTATCATATAAGTTCAAACCCTAAGCATATCGCATCAAGTCTTCCACATTAATTAAGTCATCTTCAGGATATAATGCACAGAGTAAGAAACATGTTTGGGACATCTTGTCCTTCAAATGCTCATAACTGATCTTAAGAGAAATGTAGgcatttttctctctctctctgtttGAATGCTTGGAATCTCCATTAATCCACTTCTTTCAAGTTTTTTTCGTGCATCTTTCCACCTATCAAGAGCTTTACCTTTTAAAGCCTTTGCTAGTGTTACAATGGCTAAAGGTAAGCCCTTGCATTCTTTTGCAATTTTCTTAGCCTCCCCAATAACACGCGAATCAGCTTTCTTGATACCTGCATTCATTTCGAACAGAGTCCATGCTTCACCATCTTCCAAAACCTTCAGTTGAATTGTCTCCTCACATTCCATATGTTGACAAACATTATAGTTGCGTGTTGTCAAGATGATTTTGCAACCCTTTTCATCTTTAACCAATGGAATACCTATCTTTCTCAAATCCCCATCATCATTCCACTCCTTCCATAGATCATCGATGATTACGAGAAACTTTCCATTACTCAATCTACTCCACAACTCTGTTGCTTTGCCGCCTTCAGTGTTCTTGCCAAATTTCAAGTCTAAGTCATCTGcaattttgttttgtattttttcaatGTCTACAGTTTCGGACACAGTGACCATTATAACTCGATCAAATCCTCTGACTTTACCACTCACGTTTCTGACTAAGGTGGTTTTGCCCACTCCTCCCATCCCCCACAcccctattttttttactatatcaTCCTTCAATGCCTCCATGATCTTATTGAAAGCAGCACCTGAAGATTTTAAATCCACATTATCCTTAGATGTGACCAAATCTAAGCTAGGAAGCTTTGCACGATGGCCGACTCGTTTAAATTCGGATTTTTTTACGAGATCAGCTATTTCCAATGTTTTATTCTCAATCTCCTGACTTAATTGATATCGCCAACACCAATTAGGACACAGACAGAAGCAtctcttattttcttcaatttcagaGTCCAAAACTTTTACATCCTTTAGGGCATTTTCTGCCTTTGTCGGCCATTCATCAACTTGGTCGTAGATCACTTGAGTTCGAATCTGCAATTTAGCCTCCTCAACGTCGTCTTTCACTTGAGTTTCTTTTGCAGCCAAATCTTGTTGGTTTTGGTGCAGCTCTTGAACTATCTTATGAAAACGAAATAAGTAACGAATACGACGTTCGATTGGCTTCACTAAATAGTCTACCAACAATGGTGCCACCAAACCAGAAGCAGCACTGAGACCCCACTCCGAACCCATTGCTGTTAATCTGAATTCACATAACAAATCTGCTAAGCCTAAGCAAAATGGTAGAGAATACAGTTGagaataattatgaaaaggttgaGAGTTACCCCTTAagattatgatgaagatatACTATAATGTGATGTTTAGAAGGCGCGCTCCTTGCTTCAAAGAAAATGCTCCAATTCTAAATCTGAAAGCAGAGTCGTTGAAGCTGTGAACAAAAGTATTTactcccaaaaaaaaaaaaaagtgtgacAGATATATATtgatgatcatattttattatttaatttaacaatacTTTATAGGATTcttaaaaatttacatttttaaataatgtttgcCATATATTGTAATTTCGGGCTGCCATGTCACATTGTGTTATTGGCTTTTagaacaaaatcataaaaatttgtccaagttAATAAAGTACCTAAAACAATATCctaattgaaattattaatcaatttggttttttttactaaattacattatccaactattagtaattttttgtcacccaactatgaaaagttgcAAAACAGTTTTCAATCACCAATTAGTTAATGgtagtatattttaaatttgacataatagcaaatttaatctttaacatttataaattatgtcaatttagttttgatACTAAATAATtgaaccctcaacatttacacattatgtaatttggtcttttttttcaattttgtttttctttatgatattgagggttaattttaaaagaatgagaaaatatgaaaattattatcttagatttttgggtgttttcattttttgtatagttgataaatttgtttttttaacattttaggtGAAAGGgtcacaaagaaaagcaaaactgtaaaaaaagagactaatttacataatgtataaatattgaggattaacttttttagaatcaagactgaattcacataatttatatatgttgagGATTCAAGTtgctattatgccaattttaaaagctgTCACCGTTAACCAGCTGGTGACCTAAAAAAGACATAATTGAATAGTTAGgtaaccattttgtaacttttcatagttaggtgaacaaaaaaaatactatttttataacttttcatagttaagtgatcaaaaataaatttacgaAGAATTGGGTGCGTAGTATTAATTGGCTAAGCAAAGGGATAAATCCATAATTAATTCGtttgaaaaatgataaattaattatgttttagccCTTTGAAAGTAAATACAGACTTCCCACTACTCCAATACTTTAGATGTTTCCTTTCTACGTCTGTCTTAGTAGTCAATTGCTCCATATCTGACCTTAACTGAGTTATTCTGagggaaaaatatatataattgaagataaatgatttaatatttattttaatgtctaaaCTACTACTTTTCTCATTTTGATACATCAAACATTCTTAGTACTTAAACATTTTAGTCCTAAGCCTCACGTGGCTAATTCagatatattatataattttaaaattaaaataaattattttaaattaaaattttaaaattttattttatttaaataaaattttaaattactttaattaatgaTATGGGTTATAAATTAACTACTTTAATTActatgattaaaaattttaatttaaattaattactttaatatatttattttaaatttatctatgattaatttaaattgcttttatttattttaattactatgattaattatttatttattttaaattactttaattaatgaTATGGGTTATAAATTAACTACTTTAATTACTatgattaataattttaatttaaaattaattagtttaatatatttattttaaatttatctatttgtctcattaaataatttcattaaacatcaaaattatagACAATAAGTGAAAGACTTCGTCGGTGGGCATAGCTGGCTGTCGGCCACACTTTAAAATGTCTAATGTGGTATTCGAACTATCAATTTGTGTATCATTTGGTACCTGTAcattcataaaatatacaatgtGGTACTTATACTTTGGAAGTGTTTAACATAGTACCTAATATATCAATCATGTATTATTATGGTACCTAAAATTAAAACCTTTAGACCTTAGCAAATGCTAAACTAACTAATGAGAATTCAATATGTAAATTTTGTTCTAAATCTCCGATTCTATGTAGATGATACAACATTATgtgacaaaataaataaaacaaaaagtaaataacTAAACCTAAACAACATGAGTTCAACTTTACAAAACCATCGaactttaacttaaaatttcttcaacttttaaataccctagaattttccaaatattttcaaaatttatacaagccaaaatttttcaaaattatgtcCCTTACTTCTTATTGAACTTGAATGAGAGGTTGAATAACTTCATTTCGActaccatttttatttattatttatctcttcatataatattatattatccatgtgaaattgatgatttgaaaaaaattcatgtgTTGGTTTAGTAATTACCACGGGTGTTGACTCTATGtatcataataatatacaaatcaatagtTCAGATACCATATTGAACATTTCAAAGACCACTATAGTAAACGAAAATAAAGTACAGAGGCTTAATTGgacattttgaaagtttaggggtcaCATTAGAACAAACCCTAAAGTATAAGGGCCTTTGATGGATTATCccttttttgaatttaatactaattcttattttgaatttattttgaatttaataaatttttaactttttaatatataattataaaagtgaAACAAAGTTGACGTGGAAAATTGATTGAAGTCAAGAAACAATATCCGGAAATTCATGTCCCCATACCAAACATGTTCAGATGATGGAATCTGCAACAATAAACTACATTGAAAAGAGTGTATGAAAGGCACCCCATTTGCTGAATAGATTCTACACCAATCTCATCCCATCCCATCTTTCTATTTCCATCTgtagcttaaataacattataaatataattttaattctttttataaatgaTAGATGTAGGTGTTGTCTATGGATtgaacaataataaattaaattagatgtTGTATAACATTTTCTTACatcaaattttagtaaattaaattttattcgaaatataaataaaatgtttaatataaaatatactaataatattttgtttttttgaaagTATAGTATGAATCAATCTTTAAAATggaattatttaaatatttaatattaaattattttacatattataaatcATGTAAATCCACTTAATTAGTGAATGGcaaaattatatagaaaaataatataaaatcaactttcttaataatacttattcattataatgatgataaataataaataggtatatatattttgaaaggaaatatttcattaataacttaaatacacatataacgaatgattaaaagaaaaagaaaaacgataACTAAAATCTCAATCCATACACCTAATTCTAAGTCCTATCTCTTTAATTGATCCATAACATGGAAATCTTCCATTCACAATAATTCACATTATATGAGTTACCTTTTTAGTGCTTTTAAGACTCTAAATGAAGTATATATAAAGATAGAAAATGAGACTAAAGTTGGAGATAATCTTTAAACCAGCGTTCCAAATTTACAGACATCATTGTTTCGACTGTGCCCAAATTAAGGCCTCCTTGACTGCGTATATTTCAGCAACTTTAGGAGCCATCATTGGATTAACATGACCCTTTTGCATCACGGACTACAGCAGACCAGCCTGCAGCATTAGCCTCCCTAAATAACGTGGCATTGATATTGCACTTCACCCATTCCACAGGCGGCTTTGACCAGCATGAACCGCCAACACCAGAAACTGCTCCAGGCTCTTGAACTTTATCAATAGTTCGTCAAACATCATTCCAATCTTGCATAAAAGAGACAGAAAAAGCTAGGATATGAGCGGTTGAAGCATTTTTCGATTGccatgcaaaaaggttcctatgGAACCAAAGACTCCGCATAATACTTAAAGCTCAACCAACGAGTTGTTTTTAGTGATATataatgaatcaaaattgatattgtgtgaaaaaaaaaatcaaagataatGCACAAACATACCATCTGATTGCATCTGCAACCAATCTTGTGTCAAATCAATTCCTGTCGAATATCGGGATTCAGTGAGCTACGGTTGGGGGACCTAAGATAATGATACTGCCAAAGCTAAATTGCATCGCTCCAATATTGATAGAACCTTGCTTTCATCTTTGCTGCCAATGAACTAAGAAAAGTATTTGGGATCTTGCACAATTCAATCAACAGTATGTAAACATGACAGATTTCAGGAAAATACACATTTGCAGTAGGACTTTTGTAACTAGAGAAGACATTAATGGTTTCAGTAAATAGCTTGAAATAGCCGGAAATGGAACTTGCCCATTCCCACTCTTCACCACTTGAAGCAAGGTCTGAAAAGTTCTTATGAAAAACTTAAGCGAACTATGTAGCATTGTTGTAAACATGTTTGCCCAGTAAAGATGGAGCACCTACTCACCATGTACTGACCATACTTCTCTTTGATTGCAGGCAAATTAGCAACACCAACATTACGGTAGAGATGATGCAGTCCCCTAAATTAGAGGGCTGGCATAGTGTGTAATCCCTCAATATAGAATCCTGCCCAAtacaatgaaaaagaatagaCATATAGCTGAACAAATCAGTACTTAGTAAATAAACTATGCCTGGGACGTACAAATATTACTGTCAAGACATATAGCTCATTTATTTCtgtcaaaaaaaatcaacatattaatttattcatttctacAAAAATCAACCAATGGGTAAATTGTCCAACGTATGTTTTAAAATGCTTTCAGTAAATAGCTTGAAATAGCCAGTAATGGAACTTGCCCATTCCCAATCATCACTTGAAGCAAGGTCTGATATTCAGATCAAGCTCTTATTAAAAACTTAAGCGAATTATGTAGCATTGTTGTAAACATGTTTGCCCCGTAACGATGGAGCACCTACTCACCTTGTACTGACTATACTTCTCTTTGATTGCAGGCATATTAGCAACACCACCATTAAGGTAGAGATAAGGCAGTCTCCTAAATTAGAGGGCTGGCATAGTGTGTAATCCGTCAATATAGAATCCTGCCCAAtacaatgaaaagggatagaTATATAGCTGAACAAATCAGTACTTAGTAAATAAACTATGCCTTGGACGTACCAAATATTTCTGTCAagattttagcttttaaatgcTCATTTATTTCTGTCaaacaaaatcaacaaattaatttattcattgcaACAAAAATTAACCAATGGGTGTTTTAAAATGCTTTTCAAGGTAGCAAATGCATCAAACTCTgtacaaaaaataaagaacgaGTAGATATTCCATAAAAGAAGCAACTCGATCGATCAGACTTTGAAAAACATAATCAACAAATAAGTAACAATTAGAactaaaaagaagaataaaaagaaccaaaaaaCCAAGGCGAGAAGAAGGGTAAATGGTCATGCCATATTtacctagttaattaactaGTGTTGACTGTTGGTACAATCGACGTGATTTAGGCGCAAGAATGATTTTTGCAACATTTTTCACTGAAAGGGTGAAATTTCTTCAGCTTCTTCTTTATACTGAGGTAGTGAGGTAGGTCTTCTCCTTTTCCAAATTATATCTTCCCGTGAGGGACTGGTATCATTTAGCTGAGATGCCTTCATTTCATAACAAATTAAACTTCGTTGagaataacataaaaataaaataaaaattactcaatttcatatatattagaATAACATAAAAGAGTGTAATTGGGAGGATAAATACCTGATCAGTTTTAGCATGCACAGTCAATGTTAAATAATCTGCACTGAAACTTGTGATCATCTTGGAACATTCCTTAATGTCAAGCGAATGTAAACATGGGAATTCCAGATGATAACCCATAGGGCTGAAGCTCTCGAGCTTTGACAAATTTTCAAGTTCTATTTTCTTTAACTGAGGGAATACCATTTTCATCTCCAACTGAGGACCttgtgatgatgatgaagattcTAAAATGTCATCATTTCCAATTATTTGCTTCAAGTTCTCACATGACGCTATGTCTAGGATGCTTAATTGTGGTAAATGTGGAATGAGCGTCTCTGGAAAGATGTATGTCAAGTTATTGCAGCAGTAAACCCTTATTTCTCTAAGATTGGTTGCAACCTGGATGGGACCCTTCCATATATCTCGCAACCTAATCACATTAAAAAGCTCCATTTTCTCTAGACTTGAGATGATATTGCCACTCTGAAGCTGAAACAATTGTTCAAAGTTTCCCAAAGTTATATATTCGAAATCTGGTGATTTTTGTCTCAACTGAGTGTTTACCATATCACACAAATTGACATCTTCACTGTCTATATCTTCCATAGAGAAGAACAACTCCTGCATAAAAGTAAAGGGAAGTGTTATTCTTTTAAGTTCTTTCAATATCAACCAAGTATGGCACTCTCatatttggttttctttttaacttttaattacaTGAATTGACAAATTATGCATTAGAGACTTTCCACTTTTCTAAggaaattagattttaataaaatgaaatacaaaacttctttttgaaataaataaaataaaaaaacaaaggaattaagaaaacaaaactgaAAAGGAAAGTACCTTTAAAGAACCACACTTCTTAACTTCTTTAGGAAAAGTAAAATTTGTAAACACTGAACATTCTTCGATatgtaaaatttccaaaattggTGCTTCTAAAGAGTTGTTTCCTCCAACAATACTCCTCAAGTTTCTCAATCCAACAAGTTTTATATTTCGTAGATAAGAAAAAACTCCAACTGAAGCATGTGGGAAGACATATTCTAAACTGCAGCATCTTTCAATCTCCAAAATTTCCAAGTTTGACAAGTAATATGCGTTTGATTCTATTCCATCATCCATTCGAAATATCTTTGACAAATCTTCACAAAAAACAGCTCTCAAACTTTTGAGATTTTGCAAGAAACACTTGGGAGATTGGTCATTGTACTTGAAATCCATCATTGCTTGGGATATATCAACCAAGCATTCACCACCTTGCCAGTTGTTAATAGAAAGGGAAGTTAATCCGTCTAAATGTTCCAAATCTATAAGATCTGGGACGAGATTTTTGTGATCCCCAATATTGTAGAGAATAAGATCGTTTGTATTGCATAACAATTCCTTGAATACCGATAATCCAGTTTCCTAATTGTAATTCATCacataaatgaaaacaaatcattaattaatgaaagaataaattaaatattagattaatataataacatattggtatcataaaaatatatatataacaacaGATTGGAATAACAATTACCAACAAGATATATGATAATTATAAACAGCAAATacaactatttttatatattttttaagctcAATTTTAAGGTTGGGAGGGGCATGGTATgaaaaagtttaataattagaaaaatcaaataaaaaaaatccagaaaaggaaaaaagagtaAGAAAGGTGTACCTCTAACGTTAACTCCAGCTGATTGTTGGCTTGTTGAATGGGAAGGTTCATCACTTTAGAACAACCCTTagctttcattcttttcaaagaTGGTGCTTTGACAATATAGTTTTTTGGGACAAAACTAGTCAAGTTTCGTAACCAATCAAGTTCTAGATCTTGTAGACTTGGAAGGAGCAGGCTACTATGGTGATGAacttcattttgttcatttggcATGCCGAACACTTGCTTTAATGCATCACACTCAGAAACCCAAAGCCATTCAAGAGCAGGAAGACCTTGAGCCAAGGTGATTGGCACAACATATTCCAGTTTTGCACACGCTCTGATGTAAAGAGTATTCAATTTGGGCAGGCGGAGAGGAAGGGAAGAAGTCTTTGATTCTATTTCACCATCAATTTCCGGATCAGCGAAAAGAGTTTTCAATTCGTCGCAGCATCGTATCTCGAGTTGTTCTAAAAGCACTAGGCTTTGAATAAGGGAAGGAGAAAAAAGGGATTTCAACTTACAACAGTCTACAATTCCCAGATGTTTCAAGTTTTTGAGGAAACCTTGTGGAGGCTGACCCTTGCATAAGGCTTCCAACCGAGGCATCGCTCCTATAAATAATTTCTCCAAATGACTGAATGCTGAAGTTGGCCCATTCTTTGTTGCAGTAGCGGTGGTATCAACCAAGCATTCAAGATCCTCGCAATTCTCAAGATGAAGGGAAGTTACTCCATTTAGTCCATCTTCATTAGCTTCTGGAACCAGATTATGATcctcaatttttaataaagtaaGTTGCTTCAAAGTTTTGAACGATTCCTTGAATGCTGACAATCGAACACCCTGATTGTAATTCACGTAAATCATCatcattaaaacacaaattatatatgtatataccaatTAGAGTAATGTACATTTAATGAAAACGTAAAAAATATAGCTTccttaaaaatgaaaagctaAAGTAATCAAACtcataaaaatgttatttgtgtaataaaataatgcatttgtggaatacaaataaatatataattgtgcATATGGATATGCTTAACTCTGTTTTCAGTGAGAGTTAAAAGAATGAGATTCATTCTACTTTATTATTCacaaaaaaagagtaaaaatcagtaaaattataaaaaaatgtaaaataatatatattaacaagATTGTTGATGtcgtattttttatataaaaagaactAATGATATTTTGAACCAccactaattattatttttgtattatttactTCCACATACATAACAGTGCCAATTGTAGTATGGTTAAAATATCTTAAACATTTTGCTGTAAAATCAATATGAGTTATGCATCctttatgaaagaaaaaattcaataatgtaATTAGAAAGGGAGAAAAAGAATGTACCTCTATGTAAGCTTTCCCAGCTTCTAAATGAACAACTGAATCAGTTAATAGAGGGCAACCAGACATTGAAAAGGACGATAACGATCTCCAGGACTGCTGATATTGGAGCATACTATCATTGGCAACTCTAAACACTTGCTTTAATTTAGGGCAACCATGTATGCGAAGAGTGAAACCCTGAAGCCCATGTGATGCCAGTGATGTCGGAAAAATGTACTCCAAACCATCACAAATATATATCTCGAGCTTTGTTAACTTTGGGAAACACAAAGAAGTATGAGAATTGATGGCCGATGATATTTCTCCCTCATCACCTTCCAATTCTGTCACTATTTGCTTCAACTCATCACAGAACAATATGTCAAGTTCTTCCAAGAGTACGAGACTTTGAGCAAGAGAAAGTGAAAAGAGTGATTTCAAACGCGGGCACTTTCTAATAGTCAAATAAACCAAGCTTTCAAGTCTTACATGTTGGGTTGGCAATTGCCATATGCAACTCAAATGTGGCAACCTGTCAAGACgtaaaatctttaaatttgaaaGGAGCGGAGCTCCATTTTCTTCCACCTCCTCCATTTGAAATACCACTTTTAGATTGCTGCACTCTTTAATTGTCACTTGTTTTAGGTTTCGTAAGATCATTGATACCGACACCTTTTGTTGTGTTTTATTAGTCAAGCATTCTACATACTCATCCTTGATACCTGACACTGCAAGAGACTCTAAATTCCCAAGTAATTGGGAAACTGCATTGTAAGGAAACACTTCCTGATCAATATGCAAGGATCTTGCAGCATAAAAAATACGACCAAAAAAGGTCCTTTCATAGTTTATGCAGATATTGTATTTTTCTAATTCAGGAAACTCAAAGTCTGGAGGAAAATGTAGAGAAGATGCCCAAAGATTTAGTCTCGTTAATCTGGTCAAAGATTTTATCACGAGAAAGATATCATTTGTCCTGCTTGATAGGTACAACTCCTCTAGCTGAGAGAACCTTCGAATGACATTAGGGGAAAAGCTTGAGGAAAGTGCACAATTGGTTAGATCCAACATCTTTAGATCTTTCAACCTCCCTAATTCATCTGCCAAACCATTTAATTCTGAATGACGTAAACTTAGAATCTCAAGTGTCCTTAAGTTTCCAAGGAACGAAAAGTCCTTAAAATTCTCCAAATGTAGGGCACGAAGTTTTTGCAGGGACGAAAGAGCATATAAGGAAATAACCCCCGTAGAACTTATAAGACTTAAAACTTTTAGTTCTCTCATTCCTAGAAAACATATACCTTGTATATCGCAGTTCTTAAGCAATAGGATCTCAAGCTTCGAAAGAGCCAATCTATCAGGaagatttttcttttcactaTCCAACAATGAGATTGCTTTACAAGATTCAGAGCTTTTATTTAGTAACTCTAATCTAGATTTGATCATAAAACCACTGTTTTCTTCTGATGCTATCCATAAAGCAACATCACGAATTATGTCATGTAACTTAACGTACCTAATCAAgccaaaataaaagagaatacaattgtattataattttattttatttttatatcacataaaataaataataatataatagcacgaaaagattaaaaataagtCAAGTTGtgtatgtttaaaattttattaatatttgatccatcatcaataattcattGTCAACATGACTATTATATCAATTTACTTGTCAATAttctattcatattttttatttgaagaaCTTAAAAGTATTTTCATCGATGACTTGCAGTTG from Gossypium raimondii isolate GPD5lz chromosome 1, ASM2569854v1, whole genome shotgun sequence harbors:
- the LOC128039860 gene encoding probable disease resistance protein At5g43740; translated protein: MGSEWGLSAASGLVAPLLVDYLVKPIERRIRYLFRFHKIVQELHQNQQDLAAKETQVKDDVEEAKLQIRTQVIYDQVDEWPTKAENALKDVKVLDSEIEENKRCFCLCPNWCWRYQLSQEIENKTLEIADLVKKSEFKRVGHRAKLPSLDLVTSKDNVDLKSSGAAFNKIMEALKDDIVKKIGVWGMGGVGKTTLVRNVSGKVRGFDRVIMVTVSETVDIEKIQNKIADDLDLKFGKNTEGGKATELWSRLSNGKFLVIIDDLWKEWNDDGDLRKIGIPLVKDEKGCKIILTTRNYNVCQHMECEETIQLKVLEDGEAWTLFEMNAGIKKADSRVIGEAKKIAKECKGLPLAIVTLAKALKGKALDRWKDARKKLERSGLMEIPSIQTERERKMPTFLLRSVMSI
- the LOC105776736 gene encoding probable disease resistance protein At4g27220: MAGAFFTGAASNAVGTLMGDYLVKPIDRRIRYLFRFHKLIKDLHQQQSYLKREQIRVEEDVKEAKLQIQTQVIEDYVDEWLTNVENALKDVQNLDSRVEGNNRCLHWCPNWCWRYQLGKEIEKKTVYISKLVEDSHFERIGYRAELPGLEFFTSKDILAAKSSTAAFNKIMEALKDDKVNMIGVWGMGGVGKTTLVKEVGKKTKDLGCFRKVIEVVVSQKSIIENIQDKIADFLDLEFKKKTKEGRAGELWLRLENEEKVLIILDDMWNEVHLKEIGIPLNENGKGCKIILTTRLMKVCDSMECQVIIPVDVLDSDEAWGLFRKKANLNERVSRDILEEAEKVAEECKGLPVAIVTLAAALKKTETRGGWKVARKKLESSRLVEIGNIGEEERNAYLCIKMSYENLKKETTKRCFLWCGLYPEDHSIEVEDLVRYAWCLELFGKADSIGEVRIQVLEAIDYLKDSCLLFEDGDGRRYVKLHDIIRDVALWIASEENSGFMIKSRLELLNKSSESCKAISLLDSEKKNLPDRLALSKLEILLLKNCDIQGICFLGMRELKVLSLISSTGVISLYALSSLQKLRALHLENFKDFSFLGNLRTLEILSLRHSELNGLADELGRLKDLKMLDLTNCALSSSFSPNVIRRFSQLEELYLSSRTNDIFLVIKSLTRLTRLNLWASSLHFPPDFEFPELEKYNICINYERTFFGRIFYAARSLHIDQEVFPYNAVSQLLGNLESLAVSGIKDEYVECLTNKTQQKVSVSMILRNLKQVTIKECSNLKVVFQMEEVEENGAPLLSNLKILRLDRLPHLSCIWQLPTQHVRLESLVYLTIRKCPRLKSLFSLSLAQSLVLLEELDILFCDELKQIVTELEGDEGEISSAINSHTSLCFPKLTKLEIYICDGLEYIFPTSLASHGLQGFTLRIHGCPKLKQVFRVANDSMLQYQQSWRSLSSFSMSGCPLLTDSVVHLEAGKAYIEGVRLSAFKESFKTLKQLTLLKIEDHNLVPEANEDGLNGVTSLHLENCEDLECLVDTTATATKNGPTSAFSHLEKLFIGAMPRLEALCKGQPPQGFLKNLKHLGIVDCCKLKSLFSPSLIQSLVLLEQLEIRCCDELKTLFADPEIDGEIESKTSSLPLRLPKLNTLYIRACAKLEYVVPITLAQGLPALEWLWVSECDALKQVFGMPNEQNEVHHHSSLLLPSLQDLELDWLRNLTSFVPKNYIVKAPSLKRMKAKGCSKVMNLPIQQANNQLELTLEETGLSVFKELLCNTNDLILYNIGDHKNLVPDLIDLEHLDGLTSLSINNWQGGECLVDISQAMMDFKYNDQSPKCFLQNLKSLRAVFCEDLSKIFRMDDGIESNAYYLSNLEILEIERCCSLEYVFPHASVGVFSYLRNIKLVGLRNLRSIVGGNNSLEAPILEILHIEECSVFTNFTFPKEVKKCGSLKELFFSMEDIDSEDVNLCDMVNTQLRQKSPDFEYITLGNFEQLFQLQSGNIISSLEKMELFNVIRLRDIWKGPIQVATNLREIRVYCCNNLTYIFPETLIPHLPQLSILDIASCENLKQIIGNDDILESSSSSQGPQLEMKMVFPQLKKIELENLSKLESFSPMGYHLEFPCLHSLDIKECSKMITSFSADYLTLTVHAKTDQASQLNDTSPSREDIIWKRRRPTSLPQYKEEAEEISPFQ